The Oncorhynchus kisutch isolate 150728-3 unplaced genomic scaffold, Okis_V2 Okis07a-Okis12b_hom, whole genome shotgun sequence genome includes a region encoding these proteins:
- the LOC109877691 gene encoding neurotrophin receptor-interacting factor homolog isoform X1, with product MSNTVVFHAQLASIIEVLANAAVAEICKLVDDGHAALRLEISHSQKEIDNLRRKLVLTKFQNSRRSAERFGALRRTVHRRVDTDHVARERESFVEKAKSRLGYLENRFAYSEGGKCMQDVTNRRDAGRTATDQDGAMQMADMQEAPHIKVENLDTSITEEIVQPVSESSEKIIVAEPGSSSYTEPTGLLDQQGNRHRAPDTSLNIEPENQTFQHPASQYNRTRQDHQVAEGVTWETEHQPIEYSLSQWTENQETDNPTVNAPHNAGPDSKRLSGHPERRGVTGNSGVCMSASGSLDWVPDVVMVDSVPIKVEADMSSEWSITGQEVTSGEVCSESRQLVDNRGRGGMESGQTKCPPDTQHAEQGTTVGSRSKLPDFSGLSNRNRFSSPRVTIHQVPQRGKPVNFPNFNRGSTSSSKGIEKQPQQLMSHSTQRQLRCSLCGKPFPQPAYLRRHMRVHTGEKPYGCSHCTKRFSHSHQLKMHERVHTGEKPFHCIYCGKCFTQSGHMKRHLLIHTGSRPQDIGLP from the exons ATGTCCAATACCGTTGTCTTTCATGCTCAGCTAGCCTCCATCATTGAGGTTTTGGCGAATGCAGCCGTTGCCGAAATCTGCAAACTTGTAGATGATGGCCATGCTGCCTTACGTTTGGAAATTTCCCATAGCCAGAAAGAAATTGATAACCTGCGGAGGAAGCTGGTTTTGACAAAATTCCAGAATTCTCGACGGAGCGCAGAGAGATTTGGAGCTCTGCGACGCACAGTTCACAGGCGAGTGGACACCGATCATGTTgcccgggagagagagagcttcgTAGAAAAGGCAAAAAGCAGACTTGGATATT TGGAAAATCGTTTTGCCTACAGTGAAGGGGGCAAATGTATGCAGGATGTCACCAACCGGAGAGACGCAGGACGCACAGCGACAGACCAGGATGGGGCCATGCAG ATGGCAGATATGCAAGAGGCACCTCATATCAAAGTGGAAAATCTTGACACCAGCATAACCGAAG AGATTGTCCAACCAGTCAGTGAGAGCAGTGAGAAGATCATTGTGGCAGAACCAGGTTCTTCATCCTATACTGAACCCACAGGCCTTCTGGACCAGCAGGGCAACAGACACAGAGCTCCAGACACCTCACTCAATATAGAACCTGAAAACCAGACGTTCCAGCATCCAGCGTCACAATACAACAGAACAAGACAGGACCATCAGGTTGCTGAGGGTGTGACCTGGGAAACTGAACATCAACCCATAGAATACAGCCTGTCCCAATGGACAGAGAACCAAGAGACTGACAACCCAACTGTGAATGCTCCTCACAATGCAGGGCCAGACTCCAAGAGGCTGTCTGGAcatccagagaggagaggagtgactggTAACTCTGGGGTCTGCATGTCTGCTTCAGGCTCTCTGGACTGGGTGCCTGATGTGGTGATGGTGGACTCAGTTCCCATTAAAGTGGAGGCAGATATGAGTTCAGAATGGAGCATAACTGGCCAAGAGGTGACATCTGGAGAGGTTTGTTCAGAAAGCAGGCAGCTTGTGGAcaacagaggaagagggggaatgGAGTCTGGACAGACAAAGTGTCCCCCTGACACTCAACATGCAGAACAAGGGACAACTGTAGGATCAAGGTCCAAGTTGCCAGATTTCAGTGGACTGTCCAACCGAAACAGATTTTCATCCCCAAGGGTTACCATCCACCAGGTTCCCCAAAGAGGGAAGCCAGTCAACTTCCCGAATTTCAACAGAGGCTCCACTTCTTCATCGAAAGGCATAGAAAAGCAGCCGCAACAGCTGATGTCTCACTCCACCCAGAGGCAGCTCCGGTGCAGCCTCTGCGGAAAGCCCTTCCCTCAGCCGGCATACCTAAGGAGGCACATGCGGGTCCATACGGGGGAGAAACCATATGGCTGCAGCCACTGCACCAAGCGCTTCTCCCACAGCCACCAGCTGAAGATGCATGAGAGGGTGCACACCGGAGAGAAACCATTTCATTGCATCTACTGCGGGAAGTGCTTCACCCAGTCCGGCCACATGAAGAGGCATCTCCTTATCCACACTGGCAGCAGGCCACAGGACATTGGGCTGCCCTGA
- the LOC109877691 gene encoding neurotrophin receptor-interacting factor homolog isoform X2 — protein sequence MSNTVVFHAQLASIIEVLANAAVAEICKLVDDGHAALRLEISHSQKEIDNLRRKLVLTKFQNSRRSAERFGALRRTVHRRVDTDHVARERESFVEKAKSRLGYLENRFAYSEGGKCMQDVTNRRDAGRTATDQDGAMQVNCHRQGQIDYLCSHISNVGEDIFLIKHFLVNTKTQMADMQEAPHIKVENLDTSITEEIVQPVSESSEKIIVAEPGSSSYTEPTGLLDQQGNRHRAPDTSLNIEPENQTFQHPASQYNRTRQDHQVAEGVTWETEHQPIEYSLSQWTENQETDNPTVNAPHNAGPDSKRLSGHPERRGVTGNSGVCMSASGSLDWVPDVVMVDSVPIKVEADMSSEWSITGQEVTSGEVCSESRQLVDNRGRGGMESGQTKCPPDTQHAEQGTTVGSRSKLPDFSGLSNRNRFSSPRVTIHQVPQRGKPVNFPNFNRGSTSSSKGIEKQPQQLMSHSTQRQLRCSLCGKPFPQPAYLRRHMRVHTGEKPYGCSHCTKRFSHSHQLKMHERVHTGEKPFHCIYCGKCFTQSGHMKRHLLIHTGSRPQDIGLP from the exons ATGTCCAATACCGTTGTCTTTCATGCTCAGCTAGCCTCCATCATTGAGGTTTTGGCGAATGCAGCCGTTGCCGAAATCTGCAAACTTGTAGATGATGGCCATGCTGCCTTACGTTTGGAAATTTCCCATAGCCAGAAAGAAATTGATAACCTGCGGAGGAAGCTGGTTTTGACAAAATTCCAGAATTCTCGACGGAGCGCAGAGAGATTTGGAGCTCTGCGACGCACAGTTCACAGGCGAGTGGACACCGATCATGTTgcccgggagagagagagcttcgTAGAAAAGGCAAAAAGCAGACTTGGATATT TGGAAAATCGTTTTGCCTACAGTGAAGGGGGCAAATGTATGCAGGATGTCACCAACCGGAGAGACGCAGGACGCACAGCGACAGACCAGGATGGGGCCATGCAGGTCAATTGTCATAGACAGGGTCAAATTGATTATTTGTGTTCTCATATTTCAAATGTTGGTGAGGATATATTTCTAATAAAACATTTTCTGGTGAATACAAAAACACAGATGGCAGATATGCAAGAGGCACCTCATATCAAAGTGGAAAATCTTGACACCAGCATAACCGAAG AGATTGTCCAACCAGTCAGTGAGAGCAGTGAGAAGATCATTGTGGCAGAACCAGGTTCTTCATCCTATACTGAACCCACAGGCCTTCTGGACCAGCAGGGCAACAGACACAGAGCTCCAGACACCTCACTCAATATAGAACCTGAAAACCAGACGTTCCAGCATCCAGCGTCACAATACAACAGAACAAGACAGGACCATCAGGTTGCTGAGGGTGTGACCTGGGAAACTGAACATCAACCCATAGAATACAGCCTGTCCCAATGGACAGAGAACCAAGAGACTGACAACCCAACTGTGAATGCTCCTCACAATGCAGGGCCAGACTCCAAGAGGCTGTCTGGAcatccagagaggagaggagtgactggTAACTCTGGGGTCTGCATGTCTGCTTCAGGCTCTCTGGACTGGGTGCCTGATGTGGTGATGGTGGACTCAGTTCCCATTAAAGTGGAGGCAGATATGAGTTCAGAATGGAGCATAACTGGCCAAGAGGTGACATCTGGAGAGGTTTGTTCAGAAAGCAGGCAGCTTGTGGAcaacagaggaagagggggaatgGAGTCTGGACAGACAAAGTGTCCCCCTGACACTCAACATGCAGAACAAGGGACAACTGTAGGATCAAGGTCCAAGTTGCCAGATTTCAGTGGACTGTCCAACCGAAACAGATTTTCATCCCCAAGGGTTACCATCCACCAGGTTCCCCAAAGAGGGAAGCCAGTCAACTTCCCGAATTTCAACAGAGGCTCCACTTCTTCATCGAAAGGCATAGAAAAGCAGCCGCAACAGCTGATGTCTCACTCCACCCAGAGGCAGCTCCGGTGCAGCCTCTGCGGAAAGCCCTTCCCTCAGCCGGCATACCTAAGGAGGCACATGCGGGTCCATACGGGGGAGAAACCATATGGCTGCAGCCACTGCACCAAGCGCTTCTCCCACAGCCACCAGCTGAAGATGCATGAGAGGGTGCACACCGGAGAGAAACCATTTCATTGCATCTACTGCGGGAAGTGCTTCACCCAGTCCGGCCACATGAAGAGGCATCTCCTTATCCACACTGGCAGCAGGCCACAGGACATTGGGCTGCCCTGA
- the LOC109877690 gene encoding zinc finger protein 16-like: MSGSVADFQAQIASIMEVLANAAVAEICKVVDDGYAVVHLEMTQSHKENEFLRRKMKLMELQVARFRAERTKSSEGSVHNRFHGIRLLNRHNHRETATTGPTWQSRARLSNRSFGNSSIQRDRQPIDVDQDDVSPSKHMDATSDEQSAETEKGQPDLLIIKVEGEADDQDSRISHPARTVEGSRELTTQPAAATTEDPAFQLSGTRGNNNYINTAMEVSGSDAILLQSETGTVNQGPQQHMGFEPKAERPSLDIKCDMDGDLTLLRDSLNQVWREVVATDDGASAAHTKVMDLGSGSVGPETQNRSATEMRSVGLENHRFSPKSFHSSSEHVIVIDSVSSGQQVDRNFEWCQVGTATTPQDNGTGNKQGVGVFNRNTPMNHHDSMRDNTTQLVSPGFRASEINTGMHVGTVEANKASWCSLASLQRHSEIPGRRAQQPAHTSLPDCHFRPSTTTSSHSSNLATDVRPGTIERPYGCLSCNKKFGHESDLRQHAVIHTRKRPFACTLCEKRFVSRAKLQMHLNVHTGEKPFSCTHCGRRFSHSSNLKRHQKLHH, from the exons ATGTCGGGCTCCGTTGCCGATTTCCAGGCGCAGATAGCCTCGATCATGGAGGTGCTAGCCAACGCGGCTGTAGCCGAAATTTGCAAAGTTGTTGACGATGGTTATGCGGTTGTACATCTGGAGATGACTCAAAGCCACAAGGAGAACGAATTTCTCCGGAGGAAAATGAAATTGATGGAACTTCAGGTCGCCAGGTTTCGAGCAGAGAGAACAAAGTCTTCAGAGGGGTCCGTCCACAACCGCTTTCATGGAATACGCCTCCTAAACAGACACAACCATCGAGAAACTGCAACGACAG GACCTACTTGGCAAAGCAGAGCCAGACTTTCCAACAGGAGTTTTGGGAACAGCAGCATTcaaagagacagacagcccaTAGACGTGGACCAAGACGATGTCTCTCCATCAAAGCATATGGATGCTACAAGTGATGAG CAGtcagcagagacagagaaagggcaACCAGACCTGCTGATCATCAAGGTGGAGGGAGAAGCAGATGACCAGGACTCTAGGATCAGCCACCCAGCTAGAACAGTggagggcagcagagaactaacCACCCAACCGGCTGCAGCCACCACAGAGGACCCCGCCTTCCAGCTCAGTGGCACCAGAGGCAACAACAACTACATCAACACAGCTATGGAGGTCAGTGGATCTGACGCCATCCTCCTCCAATCAGAAACAGGGACTGTGAACCAGGGACCCCAGCAACACATGGGATTTGAACCGAAAGCAGAGAGACCGAGTCTGGACATAAAGTGTGATATGGACGGGGACCTCACTCTCCTAAGAGATTCTTTAAACCAGGTGTGGAGAGAGGTAGTAGCGACGGATGATGGCGCCTCTGCTGCTCACACTAAAGTAATGGACCTAGGGAGTGGCTCAGTGGGCCCAGAAACACAGAATAGATCGGCCACAGAAATGAGAAGTGTGGGGTTAGAAAACCACAGGTTTTCCCCCAAGTCATTCCATTCATCATCAGAACATGTGATAGTGATTGACTCTGTATCCAGTGGGCAGCAGGTAGATAGAAATTTTGAGTGGTGTCAGGTGGGTACAGCTACTACACCACAGGACAATGGGACTGGAAATAAGCAGGGAGTGGGAGTGTTTAACAGAAACACACCAATGAATCACCACGATTCGatgagagacaacaccacacaatTGGTTTCACCCGGCTTCCGGGCCTCTGAGATAAATACAGGCATGCATGTTGGCACAGTTGAGGCCAACAAAGCTAGTTGGTGCTCATTGGCAAGCCTCCAGAGACACTCTGAAATACCAGGAAGAAGAGCTCAACAACCAGCTCATACCTCACTTCCAGATTGCCATTTTAGACCAAGCACCACAACTTCCTCCCACTCGAGTAATCTCGCCACAGACGTTAGACCTGGCACCATAGAACGACCGTATGGTTGCCTGAGCTGCAATAAGAAGTTTGGCCACGAGAGTGACTTGCGGCAGCACGCTGTCATCCACACCAGAAAGCGGCCGTTCGCCTGCACCTTGTGTGAGAAGAGATTTGTGTCCCGCGCCAAGCTCCAAATGCACCTAAACGTCCACACTGGGGAGAAGCCCTTCAGTTGTACACATTGCGGACGCAGGTTCTCCCACTCCAGCAATCTGAAAAGACATCAGAAGCTTCATCATTAA